The Myxococcota bacterium genome has a segment encoding these proteins:
- a CDS encoding NADH-quinone oxidoreductase subunit J, with protein MSFELALFYAFAALAVLGAVAMVGFVRHVVAGAMSLVLTMVSLAGIYVLLGAHFVAALQVMVYAGAIVVLFLFVVMLLDLRRDDFGPSRPGQRAVKLVASGLAVALCALVARRVAGALPAAGAPPEGFGGFRDLGLALFTTYVVPLEVAGLLLLAAIVAAVILAKERPRGAGGGR; from the coding sequence ATGTCGTTCGAGCTCGCGCTCTTCTACGCCTTCGCCGCGCTCGCCGTGCTCGGCGCGGTGGCGATGGTGGGCTTCGTCCGCCACGTCGTCGCGGGCGCGATGAGCCTCGTGCTGACGATGGTGTCGCTCGCCGGCATCTACGTGCTGCTCGGCGCGCACTTCGTCGCCGCGCTGCAGGTGATGGTCTACGCCGGCGCGATCGTCGTGCTGTTCCTGTTCGTCGTGATGCTGCTCGACCTTCGCCGCGACGACTTCGGCCCGTCGCGGCCGGGCCAGCGCGCCGTGAAGCTCGTCGCGTCGGGGCTCGCGGTCGCGCTCTGCGCGCTCGTCGCGCGGCGCGTCGCGGGTGCGCTCCCGGCCGCGGGCGCGCCGCCCGAGGGCTTCGGCGGCTTCCGCGACCTCGGCCTCGCGCTCTTCACGACCTACGTCGTCCCGCTCGAGGTGGCGGGCCTGCTGCTGCTCGCGGCGATCGTCGCGGCCGTGATCCTCGCGAAGGAGCGCCCGCGCGGCGCGGGAGGCGGCCGGTGA
- a CDS encoding NAD(P)H-dependent oxidoreductase subunit E, which yields MVIDAALRERIEAVTARYPTRRGGLLPALRLVQRAAGHVSPEAMRELAELFAVRPNEVRELVSFYNLLDDAPRGRHRVNVCTNLPCSLRGARGLLRALEAHLGVRAGETTPDGRVTLGHEECLGACAWAPMMRVDDAYHEALDEASARAVVDGLE from the coding sequence GTGGTGATCGACGCCGCGCTGCGCGAGCGCATCGAGGCGGTGACGGCGCGCTATCCGACGCGGCGCGGCGGGCTCCTGCCGGCGCTGCGGCTCGTCCAGCGCGCGGCGGGCCACGTGTCGCCGGAAGCGATGCGCGAGCTCGCCGAGCTGTTCGCCGTGCGCCCGAACGAGGTGCGCGAGCTCGTCTCGTTCTACAACCTGCTCGACGATGCGCCGCGCGGGCGCCACCGCGTGAACGTCTGCACGAACCTGCCGTGCTCGCTGCGCGGCGCGCGCGGCCTGCTGCGCGCGCTCGAGGCGCACCTCGGCGTGCGCGCGGGCGAGACGACGCCCGACGGTCGCGTCACGCTCGGCCACGAGGAGTGCCTCGGCGCGTGCGCGTGGGCGCCGATGATGCGCGTCGACGACGCGTATCACGAGGCGCTCGACGAGGCGAGCGCCCGGGCCGTCGTGGACGGGCTGGAGTAG
- the nuoK gene encoding NADH-quinone oxidoreductase subunit NuoK: MPIEHVVALSALLFAIGAIGALVRRSLIAMLMSLELMFNAANLALVGFNRVWSAGAGGASALDGQVFALLVMTVAAAEVAVGLGMLIALVRNRDSMNVEDASLLKW; this comes from the coding sequence ATCCCGATCGAGCACGTCGTCGCGCTGTCGGCCCTGCTCTTCGCGATCGGCGCGATCGGCGCGCTCGTCCGGCGCAGCCTGATCGCGATGCTGATGTCGCTCGAGCTCATGTTCAACGCCGCGAACCTCGCGCTCGTCGGCTTCAACCGCGTCTGGAGCGCGGGCGCCGGCGGCGCGAGCGCGCTCGACGGGCAGGTCTTCGCGCTGCTCGTCATGACCGTCGCCGCGGCCGAGGTGGCCGTGGGGCTCGGCATGCTGATCGCACTCGTGCGCAACCGCGACTCGATGAACGTCGAGGACGCGAGCCTGCTCAAGTGGTGA
- a CDS encoding 2Fe-2S iron-sulfur cluster-binding protein — protein sequence MIRFRVDDAWIEAREGQTILQALDAAGVLMNGVDVPHYCWHPKLSIDGSCRMCQVEVEGQPKLQIACNTPVADGMVVRTKTERVAAARRGVMELLLVNHPLDCPICDQAGECRLQDYAVDYGVAASRTKEPRRVAKKNVDLGPTIVLDQERCILCRRCVRFCREVPKTGELSVFGRGDRSVLDVFPGDRLDNAYSMNVADICPVGALTTKDFRFKVRVWFLEDVPSVCTGCSRGCNAWLGVAKGRVQRMTPRRNDDVNDTWLCDAGRLSYHLVHAPDRLDHALVRDATGALVRAGVDDAVETAAERLRALVAARGAGVLAFVLSAHATNEALFAFRELARALGAEHVYFACRRGEGDELLVLPEKAPNAEGARALGLEDAERLLPRLRGGGVDGLVVLGDELLADAYLGGFAELARIDTVVALATHRSDIERAAHVVLPVCHAAESRGTLTNHARRVQALAPAVAPPGDARDAGAFARALGAALAAEGFARVDGRRRADDDGVAAASRALADAEPAFAGIHVDVVGAGGRVLGDG from the coding sequence GTGATCCGTTTTCGCGTCGACGACGCGTGGATCGAGGCGCGCGAGGGGCAGACGATCCTCCAGGCGCTCGACGCCGCGGGCGTGCTGATGAACGGCGTCGACGTGCCGCACTACTGCTGGCATCCGAAGCTCTCGATCGACGGCTCGTGCCGCATGTGCCAGGTCGAGGTCGAGGGCCAGCCGAAGCTCCAGATCGCGTGCAACACGCCCGTCGCGGACGGCATGGTCGTGCGCACGAAGACGGAGCGCGTCGCGGCCGCGCGCCGCGGCGTGATGGAGCTGCTGCTCGTCAACCACCCGCTCGACTGCCCCATCTGCGACCAGGCGGGCGAGTGCCGGCTCCAGGACTACGCCGTCGACTACGGCGTCGCGGCGAGCCGCACGAAGGAGCCGCGGCGCGTCGCGAAGAAGAACGTCGACCTCGGCCCGACGATCGTGCTCGACCAGGAGCGCTGCATCCTCTGCCGCCGCTGCGTGCGCTTCTGCCGCGAGGTGCCGAAGACGGGCGAGCTCTCCGTCTTCGGGCGCGGCGACCGCTCGGTGCTCGACGTCTTCCCGGGCGACCGGCTCGACAACGCGTACTCGATGAACGTGGCCGACATCTGCCCCGTCGGCGCGCTCACGACGAAGGACTTCCGCTTCAAGGTGCGCGTGTGGTTCCTCGAGGACGTGCCGAGCGTGTGCACCGGCTGCAGCCGCGGCTGCAACGCGTGGCTCGGTGTCGCGAAGGGGCGCGTGCAGCGCATGACGCCGCGCCGCAACGACGACGTGAACGACACCTGGCTGTGCGACGCGGGACGCCTGTCGTACCACCTCGTCCACGCGCCCGACCGGCTCGACCACGCGCTCGTGCGCGACGCCACCGGTGCGCTCGTGCGCGCGGGCGTCGACGACGCCGTCGAGACGGCGGCCGAGCGCCTGCGCGCGCTCGTCGCGGCGCGCGGCGCGGGCGTGCTCGCCTTCGTCCTGTCGGCGCACGCGACGAACGAGGCGCTCTTCGCGTTCCGCGAGCTCGCGCGCGCGCTCGGCGCCGAGCACGTGTACTTCGCGTGCCGGCGCGGCGAGGGCGACGAGCTGCTCGTCCTGCCCGAGAAGGCGCCGAACGCGGAGGGTGCGCGCGCGCTCGGGCTCGAGGACGCGGAGCGCCTGCTCCCGCGGCTGCGCGGCGGCGGCGTCGACGGGCTCGTCGTCCTCGGCGACGAGCTCCTGGCCGACGCCTATCTCGGCGGCTTCGCCGAGCTCGCGCGCATCGACACCGTGGTGGCGCTCGCCACGCACCGCAGCGACATCGAGCGCGCGGCGCACGTCGTGCTCCCGGTGTGCCACGCGGCCGAGTCGCGCGGCACGCTGACGAACCACGCGCGCCGCGTGCAGGCGCTCGCTCCCGCGGTCGCGCCGCCGGGCGACGCGCGCGACGCCGGCGCGTTCGCGCGCGCGCTCGGCGCCGCACTCGCCGCGGAGGGCTTCGCGCGCGTCGACGGGCGCCGCCGCGCGGACGACGACGGCGTCGCCGCGGCGTCGCGCGCGCTCGCCGACGCCGAGCCCGCGTTCGCCGGCATCCACGTCGACGTCGTCGGCGCGGGCGGCCGCGTGCTGGGGGACGGATGA
- a CDS encoding NADH-quinone oxidoreductase subunit A, with protein MLAEYLGALLLLAIAIVLAVGVLVAHAMLGPKRSFPEKLEPFECGERPAGSPRRRFAVKFYLVAILFVVFDVEATYFYPWGAVFRELGMQGVVAMALFAVPLVAGLAYEWAKGALEW; from the coding sequence ATGCTCGCGGAATACCTGGGCGCGCTGCTGCTGCTCGCGATCGCGATCGTCCTCGCCGTCGGCGTCCTCGTCGCGCACGCGATGCTAGGCCCGAAGCGCAGCTTTCCCGAGAAGCTCGAGCCGTTCGAGTGCGGCGAGCGTCCCGCCGGCTCGCCGCGGCGCCGCTTCGCCGTGAAGTTCTACCTGGTCGCCATCCTGTTCGTCGTGTTCGACGTCGAGGCGACCTACTTCTATCCGTGGGGCGCCGTGTTCCGGGAGCTCGGGATGCAGGGCGTCGTCGCGATGGCGCTCTTCGCGGTGCCGCTCGTCGCGGGGCTCGCCTACGAGTGGGCGAAGGGCGCGCTCGAGTGGTGA
- the nuoL gene encoding NADH-quinone oxidoreductase subunit L: protein MTATLDDPLLRWIPLLPLLSAVVHGVSIGFVRRALPRAATVALSCGTVLASFVASAIAFATWVQQGRADAALVDVVYTWIGAGLGERAFSVDVALRFDPLSAVMCLLVTVVGFAIHVYSVGYMGEDEREDRGFQRYFAYLNLFVASMLVLVLADGPVLAFLGWEGVGVCSYLLIGFWYAGADNARAAQKALVVNRIGDAGFLVGVLLVFWALAEGGAPSTTWAGLEAALPSLAARVVALPAALGGLELPFLDVVGLCFFVGACGKSAQLPLHVWLPDAMAGPTPVSALIHAATMVTAGVYLVARMSFLYAEAELASTVIAWVGASTAVYAALAAVAQTDLKKVLAYSTLSQLGYMFLAAGAGAFTAAMFHVVTHAFFKALLFLGAGSVLLAVHHQQDMTKLGGLGKRLPKTRLAMLIGVLALAGMPGFSGFFSKDEIVAAVYASHLPGRRYLLGMALGTAFVTSFYAFRMYFLVFRGESRVESRIRSTMHEPGDSVMFPLYALAALSILGGYVGLPQFWGDMMLPPEVHSDSLGNFLASVVVRAQHDIPRAQSWALVVVATAAFAGGLVAAWLVYVRAPSWIVAFQARTLSLQAFARGGFGVDALYARALVAPLRVVADRVLFRAVDALLIDRVAVEGVARAVRGIASGVLRHAQSGLVQTYLFFLVAGSVAIALFLVG from the coding sequence GTGACGGCGACGCTCGACGACCCGCTGCTGCGGTGGATTCCGCTGCTGCCGCTGCTGTCCGCGGTCGTGCACGGCGTCTCCATCGGCTTCGTGCGCCGCGCGCTGCCGCGCGCCGCCACCGTCGCGCTCTCGTGCGGCACCGTCCTCGCGTCGTTCGTCGCGAGCGCGATCGCGTTCGCGACCTGGGTCCAGCAGGGGCGCGCCGACGCCGCCCTCGTCGACGTCGTCTACACGTGGATCGGCGCCGGCCTCGGCGAGCGCGCCTTCAGCGTCGACGTCGCGCTGCGCTTCGACCCGCTCTCGGCCGTGATGTGCCTCCTCGTGACCGTCGTCGGCTTCGCGATCCACGTCTACTCGGTCGGCTACATGGGCGAGGACGAGCGGGAGGACCGCGGCTTCCAGCGCTACTTCGCCTACCTGAACCTGTTCGTCGCCTCGATGCTCGTGCTCGTGCTCGCGGACGGCCCGGTGCTCGCCTTCCTCGGCTGGGAGGGCGTCGGCGTCTGCTCCTATCTGTTGATCGGCTTCTGGTACGCCGGCGCCGACAACGCGCGCGCCGCCCAGAAGGCCCTCGTCGTGAACCGCATCGGCGACGCGGGCTTCCTCGTCGGCGTGCTGCTCGTGTTCTGGGCGCTCGCCGAGGGCGGCGCACCGTCGACGACGTGGGCGGGGCTCGAGGCGGCGCTCCCGTCGCTCGCCGCGCGCGTCGTCGCGCTGCCCGCCGCGCTCGGCGGGCTCGAGCTGCCGTTCCTCGACGTCGTCGGCCTGTGCTTCTTCGTCGGCGCGTGCGGCAAGAGCGCGCAGCTGCCGCTCCACGTCTGGCTGCCCGACGCGATGGCCGGCCCGACGCCGGTGTCGGCGCTGATCCACGCGGCGACGATGGTGACGGCCGGCGTCTACCTCGTCGCGCGCATGTCGTTCCTCTACGCGGAGGCCGAGCTCGCGTCGACGGTGATCGCGTGGGTCGGCGCGTCGACCGCCGTCTACGCGGCGCTCGCGGCCGTGGCGCAGACCGACCTCAAGAAGGTGCTCGCGTACTCGACGCTCTCGCAGCTCGGGTACATGTTCCTCGCGGCCGGCGCGGGCGCGTTCACGGCCGCGATGTTCCACGTCGTCACGCACGCGTTCTTCAAGGCGCTGCTCTTCCTCGGCGCGGGCTCCGTCCTGCTCGCGGTCCACCACCAGCAGGACATGACGAAGCTCGGCGGCCTCGGGAAGCGGCTCCCGAAGACGCGGCTCGCGATGCTGATCGGCGTGCTCGCGCTCGCCGGCATGCCGGGCTTCTCGGGCTTCTTCAGCAAGGACGAGATCGTCGCCGCCGTCTACGCGAGCCACCTTCCGGGCCGGCGCTACCTGCTCGGCATGGCGCTCGGCACGGCCTTCGTCACGAGCTTCTACGCCTTCCGGATGTACTTCCTCGTCTTCCGCGGCGAGAGCCGGGTCGAGTCGCGCATCCGCTCGACCATGCACGAGCCGGGCGACAGCGTGATGTTCCCGCTCTACGCGCTCGCGGCGCTGTCGATCCTCGGCGGCTACGTCGGCCTGCCGCAGTTCTGGGGCGACATGATGCTGCCGCCCGAGGTGCACTCGGACAGCCTCGGGAACTTCCTCGCGAGCGTCGTCGTGCGCGCGCAGCACGACATCCCGCGCGCGCAGTCGTGGGCGCTCGTCGTCGTCGCGACCGCGGCCTTCGCGGGCGGGCTCGTCGCCGCCTGGCTCGTGTACGTGCGCGCGCCGTCGTGGATCGTCGCGTTCCAGGCGCGCACCCTCTCGCTGCAGGCGTTCGCGCGCGGCGGGTTCGGCGTCGACGCGCTCTACGCGCGCGCCCTCGTCGCGCCGCTTCGCGTCGTCGCCGACCGCGTGCTCTTCCGCGCGGTCGACGCGCTGCTGATCGACCGCGTCGCGGTCGAAGGCGTCGCGCGCGCGGTGCGCGGCATCGCCTCGGGCGTGCTGCGGCACGCGCAGTCCGGCCTCGTGCAGACCTATCTCTTCTTCCTCGTCGCGGGGAGCGTGGCCATCGCGCTCTTCCTCGTCGGGTAG
- the nuoH gene encoding NADH-quinone oxidoreductase subunit NuoH: protein MTPFLVAKVLFVFVLVVGVFAPLMTWTERKQSAVMQDRIGANRAGVAGITVLGLLHPLSDVIKLMWKEDVVPAGANRFLHALAPVMSAVPAIAAFAVIPYGGVYELGGQRIELVAANLDWGVLWIFALGSIGAYGPVLAGWSSNSNWAVLGGVRAAAQMISYEVTLGLSAVGVFMVFGSLSLVDIGVAQDGLAWRLWGPIGIPNWGIFVQPLGFVLFLTCMLAENKRPPFDLPEAESELVAGYFTEYSGMRFGLFYMAEFIQVVVIAGLVTALFLGGWAIPFLTTDAIVGAIAGPLGPGLATILCAVLHVATFVAKMVAMIWLQMLIRWSLPRFRYDQVMDLCWKVVLPLSLLNVLVTAAVLVHLGKAG from the coding sequence ATGACGCCCTTCCTCGTCGCGAAGGTGTTGTTCGTCTTCGTGCTCGTCGTCGGCGTGTTCGCGCCGCTCATGACGTGGACCGAGCGCAAGCAGAGCGCCGTGATGCAGGATCGCATCGGCGCCAACCGCGCCGGCGTCGCGGGCATCACGGTGCTCGGCCTGCTGCACCCGCTCTCGGACGTGATCAAGCTGATGTGGAAGGAGGACGTCGTGCCGGCGGGCGCGAACCGCTTCCTCCACGCGCTCGCGCCGGTGATGTCCGCGGTGCCCGCGATCGCGGCGTTCGCGGTGATCCCGTACGGCGGCGTCTACGAGCTCGGCGGCCAACGCATCGAGCTCGTGGCGGCGAACCTCGACTGGGGCGTGCTCTGGATCTTCGCGCTCGGGTCGATCGGCGCGTACGGCCCCGTGCTCGCGGGCTGGTCGAGCAACAGCAACTGGGCCGTGCTCGGCGGCGTGCGCGCCGCGGCGCAGATGATCTCCTACGAGGTGACGCTCGGGCTCTCGGCCGTCGGCGTCTTCATGGTGTTCGGCTCGCTCTCGCTCGTCGACATCGGCGTCGCGCAGGACGGGCTCGCGTGGCGGCTCTGGGGGCCGATCGGCATCCCGAACTGGGGCATCTTCGTGCAGCCGCTCGGCTTCGTGCTGTTCCTCACCTGCATGCTCGCGGAGAACAAGCGCCCGCCGTTCGACCTCCCCGAGGCCGAGAGCGAGCTCGTCGCCGGCTACTTCACCGAGTATTCGGGCATGCGCTTCGGCCTGTTCTACATGGCCGAGTTCATCCAGGTGGTCGTGATCGCGGGGCTCGTGACGGCGCTCTTCCTGGGCGGCTGGGCCATTCCCTTCCTGACGACCGACGCGATCGTCGGCGCGATCGCGGGGCCGCTCGGGCCCGGGCTCGCGACGATCCTGTGCGCGGTGCTCCACGTCGCGACGTTCGTCGCGAAGATGGTGGCGATGATCTGGCTGCAGATGCTCATCCGCTGGTCGCTCCCGCGCTTCCGCTACGACCAGGTGATGGACCTGTGCTGGAAGGTCGTGCTCCCGCTGTCGCTCCTGAACGTGCTCGTGACGGCGGCCGTGCTCGTCCACCTCGGGAAGGCGGGCTGA
- the nuoF gene encoding NADH-quinone oxidoreductase subunit NuoF: MQTVPHTTSYLTEHCGDDAYATYDGYCARGGYAQARRALRSMERDEIVELVTASGLQGRGGAGFPTGRKWSFMPKDGERPSYLVCNADESEPGSFKDRLLLERAPHKLIEGILIGAKATGASTTFVYVRGEYAHAADVLERAVEEAYAEGVLGRRCLGAKLAHDVVVARGAGAYICGEETGLLESLEGRKGQPRKKPPFPAQAGAFGMPTTVNNVETFCHVPHVLALGAEGFRAFGTEHSPGTTLFGVSGHVVRPGLFELPLGTPLAEIVFEHAGGVPDGRKVKAVIPGGLSMPALPAGQLDVRMANEFLRERRTMLGTGGIVVMDDTTCMVRAACVIAEFYRDESCGQCTQCREGTAWMHEIARRIERGEGGKGDLAILSDVAASMEGQTICAFADAAAWPVQALLRHFFDDFEAHVRLGRCPFDGSFAL, encoded by the coding sequence GTGCAGACCGTCCCGCACACGACGTCGTACCTCACGGAGCACTGCGGCGACGACGCGTACGCGACGTACGACGGGTACTGCGCGCGCGGCGGCTACGCGCAGGCGCGGCGCGCGCTGCGCTCGATGGAGCGCGACGAGATCGTCGAGCTCGTCACCGCGTCGGGGCTGCAGGGGCGAGGCGGTGCCGGCTTCCCGACCGGCCGCAAGTGGAGCTTCATGCCGAAGGACGGGGAGCGGCCGAGCTACCTCGTGTGCAACGCCGACGAGTCCGAGCCCGGCTCGTTCAAGGATCGGCTCCTGCTCGAGCGCGCACCGCACAAGCTGATCGAGGGCATCCTGATCGGCGCGAAGGCGACCGGTGCGAGCACCACCTTCGTGTACGTGCGCGGCGAGTACGCGCACGCGGCCGACGTGCTCGAGCGCGCCGTCGAGGAGGCCTACGCCGAGGGCGTGCTCGGCCGGCGTTGCCTCGGCGCGAAGCTCGCGCACGACGTCGTCGTCGCGCGCGGCGCGGGCGCGTACATCTGCGGCGAGGAGACGGGCCTCCTCGAGTCGCTCGAGGGTCGCAAGGGACAGCCGCGCAAGAAGCCGCCCTTCCCCGCGCAGGCGGGCGCGTTCGGCATGCCCACCACCGTGAACAACGTCGAGACGTTCTGCCATGTGCCGCACGTGCTGGCGCTCGGCGCCGAAGGCTTCCGCGCGTTCGGCACCGAGCACAGCCCGGGCACGACGCTCTTCGGCGTCTCCGGGCACGTCGTGCGGCCGGGGCTCTTCGAGCTGCCGCTCGGCACGCCGCTCGCCGAGATCGTCTTCGAGCACGCGGGCGGCGTGCCCGACGGCCGCAAGGTGAAGGCCGTGATCCCGGGCGGGCTCTCGATGCCCGCGCTCCCCGCCGGCCAGCTCGACGTGCGCATGGCGAACGAGTTCCTGCGAGAGCGCCGGACCATGCTCGGCACGGGCGGCATCGTCGTCATGGACGACACCACGTGCATGGTGCGCGCGGCGTGCGTGATCGCCGAGTTCTACCGCGACGAGTCGTGCGGGCAGTGCACGCAGTGCCGCGAGGGCACGGCGTGGATGCACGAGATCGCGAGGCGCATCGAGCGCGGCGAGGGCGGGAAGGGCGACCTCGCGATCCTCTCCGACGTCGCGGCGAGCATGGAGGGCCAGACGATCTGCGCCTTCGCCGACGCCGCCGCCTGGCCGGTGCAGGCGCTGCTGCGGCACTTCTTCGACGACTTCGAGGCCCACGTGCGCCTCGGCCGCTGTCCGTTCGACGGGAGCTTCGCGCTGTGA